In Methanoculleus sp. SDB, the genomic stretch AAATGACGCCCCTCCGAGCCCGTCTCTGCCCGTGGACGCACCGTAGAGCACGAGGCGGCTGCCGGGCTTCTTGACCCGTGCGGTGAGGAACGTGCCGGGGTTGACGACTCCCACGCAGACGATATTGACGAGAGGGTTTCCCGCGTAACTGTCGTCAAAGACCAGTTCTCCCCGGACGACGGGGACGCCGATGCAGTTTCCGTAGTCGCCGATCCCGGCGACCACGTGTTCGAAGAGATAGCGGTTCTTCTCCTGGGAAAGCGGCCCGAAATAGAGCGGATCCATGAGTGCGATCGGCCGCGCACCCATCGAGATGACGTCGCGGACGATGCCGCCCACACCGGTCGCCGCACCGTCATAGGGATCGACGTAACTCGGGTGGTTGTGGCTCTCCATCCCGATTGCCAGTGCGATATCATCGGAAAACCGCACGATCGCCGCATCGTCACCGGGGCCCAGGAGGACGTTTTCTCCCGTGGTGGGAAGGGTTTTGAGGAGAGCCCCCGTGGACCGGTAACTGCAGTGTTCACTCCAGAGGTTATCGAAGCAGGCGATTTCAAGGGGTGTCAGCTCGCGTTTCAGCTCATGTTCCAGATATGATCGGTCCCGGGCAGATACCATGATGAAGGAAGGGTTGATCACGGATCTACATTAATGATACCCGGCCACCCGCTTTGTGGGTTTCTGCCGCGTGCAGCAGGTGCCCCTGTTCACCGGCAGGCCAAAAGGCTCATCTGCGTTTCTTTCTCCCCGGCGTCGCCGCTGATATCCCGGAGTATGGTTCCGCATAATGCAGAGCGGCGGTTCACCGCTGCCGTTCTGCGGAGGTCGGGGGACATCGGGATTTCCGTCATCGAAGCACCGGCCTTTCCGCTGATTGCGAATTTAGGGCTAATCGCCGTTAATATTCAGACGGATTATCGCCACCGGAGATCATTGGCAGGGGCCGCCTCCCCGATGCGACGCCTGCCCGGACACGTGCGGAAAAAAAGGCATCCTCCGGGATACGGCACGGCACGTCGGGGCCCCGAAACTATAGTATTCTAGCACATCAATAGAGTACCCGCATGGTCGATCCGTACGAAAAACTGCTGAAGCAGGCATATAGCAATATCACCGAAATCTCCGGGGACGAGGGGCGCTTTACCGTCCCGGAGCCGAAGGTCTATATCGAGGGGAAAACCACCGTCTTCGAGAATTTTACTGAAATCGCAACGAAAGTTCGGCGCGACCAGGATCACCTGATGAAATTCCTCGTCGGCGAACTGGGAACGGCAGGAAAGATAGATGGGAACCGGGCGATATTCAACGGAAAATTCGAGCGGACGGTCATTGAATCGGCAATACGTAACTACATCGATGATTACGTTATCTGCTCCGAGTGCGGCAAACCCGACACCCGGCTGATTAAGGACGGGCGGGTGCTGACGCTCCGGTGCGATGCCTGCGGAGGCCACCGGCCGGTGAAGAAACGCCGGGCACGCACGGAACCCGTGGGCAGCAGGCTCGAGGAGGGTGCCATCATGGACGTGGATATCGAGTCCCTGTCGCGCCGCGGAGACGGTGTCGCACGAATCGGCAAATACACGATGTATGTTGCGGGAACGAAACCCGGTCAGACCGTCAAGGTCAAAATCACCCGTGTCGCAGGTTCAATCGTCTTTACCCAGAAAGTCTGAAAACGACCGTCCCTTTTTTCAGCCGCGGGAGCGGGTGACATCATTCCGGCCGCGGCTCCTGTCCCGCGCGCCAGAAAAATCCTGAAAAAGTATATCTTTGTCTACTGTGCCTTTGCCCGTATCTGGCCAAGCAGCTCGTCACAGTACCCTGCAAGGCGCGTGCAGGCGTCCATGATGGCATCGAGCGGCGTCCTCCCTTCGAGAGTTGTCACGACAATCTCGGGATCGGAAAAGTGGAATTCCTTGATGTACTGCGCGACATCCACGAGAGGATCCTGAAGAAGCTCGTTCGTGAGCGCATTCATGAATGTATGGCCCTGCCCGACAAAGAAAATTCTTGCACTGTTTTTTTCGAGTTCTATGATTTTGATTTCCATATGCACGAATGGGTGGTGGCGGAATCACCTTATACGTATGGGTCGGGTCAGAACCGGAACACATCCCCGTCACGTGCCGTATCTGAAAGATCCCACCCCATCAGGTGGCTCATGTGCACGCAGCGAAACGACGCCGCCCCGAGATCGGCGGCGAGAGAGCGGGCGTCTTCATAGTTCATGTGCTTACCGATGGCGATTCCGCCGGGAACGAGCGCATCCAGAAAGAGCAGATCGGCATCCCGCATCAGTTCACGGCTTCGTGCCGGTATCAGGACGTTCGTATCCCCCGAGATGACGATCTTTGCCCCGTCCGCCTTGATGACAATGCCGCAGGCATAGATAGGGGGGTGGTTTACTTCGATGAAGGTGCAAGACAACCCGAACAGATCGAAGGGAGTGTATGCCGGACGGGGGCAGCCTTCGAAGCGCAGGAAATGCAGCTGTTCGCGGATATAGGTGAGCACCGGCGGAGCCGCATATGCGGGCGGTAGCTTCTGGACCCGGTAAAACTCATTGTATCCGACAAAATGGTCGTAATGCCCGTGCGTCCAGAGCACCGCATCGATGCGGGGGGATCCGCGGGCAAGCAGCTGGGCCCGCAGGTCGGGTGACGTATCCACGAGCACACGGCGCTCCCCCGTCGTGATGAGAAACGAGGTGCGCAGCCGTTCGCGTCCGAAGCGTGCTGCGTCAGCGCAGACCGGGCAGGTGCACCCGATCTTCGGTGTACCGATCGCATCTCCGGTGCCGAGCAGTGTGATCTCCATATCAGGAGTGGCTGGTTTTTCTGATGAGATCGCGGTTCCTGACGATTTCCATTCCCCTTTCAATGTCTTCCGGCAGGATTTCCTCGCTCTCCCGGATGAGCGCAGAAAGCAGCGCCTCCTTGACCATGATGCGCAGATCCGATCCGGTGAACCCTTCCGTCTTCTCTGAAAGAGCGTCAAAATCGCAGCGGCAGTCAAGCGTCCGCGTAATTTTTTGGAGAATCTCCTTCCGCATCGCTTTGTCGGGCAGCGGGAACTCGACGACCTCGTCAAAACGCCGCCATGCCGCCTCGTCAAGCAGCCAGGGGTGGTTTGTTGCCCCGACGAGAAGAACGCCGTTCCTGATGAAACTCGTCGTATCGATGTTTTTCAGGAGCATATTCACCGCACGCTTCATCGCCGCGTTGTCATCCGTTATCCTGCTTTTTGCGACAAAGTCGAACTCATCGATGAAGAGGATGCAGGGGGCAAGTTCCCGCGCAAGTTCGAAGATCCGGTCGATATTCTTCGATGTCTCGCCTAAGTACTGTGAGGTGATCATCGCAAGCCGTACTTCGAGGATCGGCATGTGCACCGCATGCGACATGGCGAGGGCGAGCGATGTCTTTCCGGTGCCCGGCGGACCCACAAAGAGGAGTTTTCCGAATTCGTAGATGCGTTTCTCCCTGAGGAAGTCCCGGTTTTTCAGTGCGATGCCTATCTTCCTGAGGATCGCCTGCTGCTCTTCGGTGCAGACGAGCAGGTCAAGGGACTGTTCAATCTCCTCCGGTGCGCTGATGATGATCAGGTCGCGGGCAGTGCGCATCTCCTCATGATCGGCAAGGAGGCGGGAAAGCTTTGCCTCGATATATTCTTTTGTATCCTCGTACAGCGGGTTTTCGGCACGCGCGGCCGCATAGGACACGTCCGCAATCCCTGTCGTCTCAAAAAAATATGCAAGAGCGGGATTGCGTGCGGCACGGGCGGTGCCGCCTTTGGTGATGAACCACTGGGCAGCCGGTTCGAGAGACGTGAGAGCGAGGCGCCCGCCGAACTCCTCGTACTTTACAAAAGGATTGGCCTTCAGCGTCCCGTAGGCATTGTCCACGCCCATCCCGCGTTTCAGCTGGCTTTCGCTGACGAGAACCGGACGCTTGAGCGTGGTGGTTCCTCCGTTGACCCCTGTGATATCCCTGAGTCGGGGGGTAAGATCGTTCTTATCGAGGTGCGGATACCGGTTGATAATTTCAGCGGTGAGGAGAACCTCCATGATATCCAGTACCTCTGTTTCTGCATCAGAAGGCGGCGTCATCGTAACAGAGTATGTTAGAGCTCAGATTCCATAAGCCTTACTTTAGCGGCGGGTTGTCACCAGGCACCCGTCCTCCGTGACGATCACCGTATGCTCGGCCTGCGAGACAAGAGAACCCGGAATATCGTGCAGTACGGGGTATCCGTGAAGGATCTGTGCCCGCCGGAGAGTGGCGATGGCAAGATCCACCTTCGTGCCCGGGATCCACCGTCGGGAAAAAGGCAGGCCGCCACGGGGGCGGATTGCCTCAAGCAGTTTTTTTGCAGCCGGAAGCCGAACGGGCTTGACCGCGAGCTGGCTGAAGATCTCGACACGCTGGCTCTCGCTCACCCGCCCGCTTCCGGTGGTTGCGAAAGGCTCGATGGCAAAAGCCATCCCCTCTTTCAGCACCGTGCCGCCTGAAACGGCGATATTCGGGATTGTCGGCGAGCCGTGCAGGGAAAAATGGCCGAGGCCGTGCCCGGTAAGGTTGGCAACCGGGCGAAACCCGCGCCCTTCAATCTCCTCCTGAATGGCGGCACCGAGATCACCTGCGGTCACACCCGGACGGACGAGCGAGATCGCACGTTCAAGCGCCGCTGCGGACGCCTCGACAAGAGGGCCGTTTTTCCCGAGATCGACGGTGAGGGCGGTGTCGGCGATATACCCCTCGACATGCACGCCGAGGTCAACCTTGATGAGATCCCCCGCGGAGAAGAGACGCTCGTCCCCGGGCCCGGCAGTATCGTGCGCGGCGTTTTCGTTGGATGATATGTTGAGGGGAAAGGCGAGTGCTCCCCCTTCGTCACAGACCGCCGCCTCGATCGTTTCGACCAGGTCGAGAACCGGTTCGCCTGTCCTGACCATCCCTGCGGCACGTGTCAGTATCTTCGAGGCAATTGCGCCCGCTTCACAATAGTATTCGAGAATTTCTTCATTCATAAGCACAACTCCTTCGAAAAACGGGTAAACCGGTCAAAACCCTCCGCAGTCACGACTCCGATGTCCTCCAGCCTGACCCCCCCGATGCCGGGGAAATACAGGCCCGGTTCAACGGTTACGACATTGCCGGGCTTGAGCTCCCCGCCCGACGGCCCGAGTGCCGGAAGTTCATGGATGTCAAGGCCGACACCATGCCCGAGACTGTGCACAAATCCTTTCGCACCCGATTCGTACCCGCGATCGGAGAAAAAGTCGACAACTGCCTGGTGGACGTCTTTCCCGGTCACGCCGGCACGGATGTGCCCTGTTGCGAGTGCCTGCGCCTCAGAGACGGTATCGTACATCTCCCGGATTTCGGGCGTGGGCTCTCCCTTCACCACCGTTCTCGTCATGTCGGCATAATAGCCGGTCCGTTCATCCCGGGGGAAGATATCGATGACAACCGGCTGCCCTTCGGCAAGGGGGCCCTCACCGAGGCGATGCGGCATGGCCGTCTCTTCCCCGGAGGAGATGATCGTATCAGACGCCCGGCAGCCCTGCCGCAGGAGCAGGATATGCATCTCCTGCCTGATTGTTGCGGAGGTGAGCGCCGTTCCGTCCTTTTCGACGAGAATTCCGCCCCGAACACCGGCATCCCGGATACGGGCGACGGCATGCGCCATTGCCTGTTCGGCTGCACGCTGTGCTGTGCGTATCGCCTCGATCTCAGCGGGGTGCTTGACCGCCCGGATCTCCTCGACCGTGCCGGCGTCTATCTGCACGGCACCGTGGGCCTGGAGCGCCTGTCCGAGCGCGAACGGGCATGAGGGAGGGAGCAGAAAGCTCCCGCCGGCAACATTCGCGATCATCTGCGCGAGTGCCCGCCACCGGTCCGGTTCTTCTTTCACGATCTCGAAATACCCTGCTTCGGCACGGCTCATGACCGCACACGAGGATTCCGCGGCGGCCCGTGCATATTCCATTTGCGGGACGATGAGGAGTCCCCGTTCCTCCGGCTTTTTAATATACACAACCGGATCGTTTATGGAGAATCCCGTGAGATAGCGCAGGTTTGCATCCTGTGATGACGCATACATGACAAATGCCGATGCGCCCGTGCTTTCCAGTGCGGTGTCGAGTGCGTCCATCCATTACAACTGGGAAGGTCAAACCACAAGTACTTTTATCACGGAAATGAAGAATGAGTGATGGATCCGGCGACCTCTCAGGTGTTCAAAGTAAAATTCATCAAGCTGACGATGCTGCTCAATGTCATCATGCTTCTCTATGCGGGGGCGGTGGTCGCCTATTTCCTGCTGGGTGCGGACCTGAACCTGCCCGTGGCTATCGTTCTCGGAGGGGCGGCCGTCCTCTTATCCCTCTACTTCAGGAAGGCATATGCGAGAGAGAAGGCATGGCTGCACGCGCAGAATTAACGAGGGAAGTGTTAGGGTATGCTCGAGAAACTCAGACCTGAGATCGAACTGATCGGCAGGCACATGGAGGTGGTCCGTGCGGTCGTCGAAGACGAGCCCATCGGCATTATGAAACTCGCAGAGGTGCTCGGCCTCCCGTACCACCGCGTGCGGTATTCCCTTCGCGTCCTCGAACAGCAGGGATACATCCAGGCGACACCCGCGGGCGCCCGCGCAACGCCGGAGGCGATTGCGCTGCTGGCAGGGCTCGACGGAGAGATCGATGACCTCATCGCCCTCCTCACCGCCATGAAGACCGGCGAAGCCGGCGAAACGGAGGGCGGGGCGGCCGGAAAATAATCCCGAATCAATAATCTTTAATATGCACAGAACCGATATTTGTAGGCAATCCGACTGCCTCCATAACTCAGTTGGTAGAGTGTCTGGCTGTTAACCAGAATGTCACAGGTTCGAGTCCTGTTGGGGGCGTTTCGTCTTTTCTGTTATTCTTTAACGCGTTAAAAATGGTGTTACCTCCGGATACGGAACGCACCCGCGACCAGTGCTGCAGTTACGACGATGCCAACCGGAAGCGGGGACTGTGGCGTTGCACCGGAGGCCGGATTTTCACCAGGTACGGTATCTGTCCCTGCAGCTTCGAGGCCGCAGGCGCCGCTGCTGCAGGCAGGTTCCGAGAAATCCAGGTCCATCAAAGCGCTCACCTCCACTTCGCTCCCGTCATCCCGAACGCAGACCGCACAGGTGTCCAGCCCGAACACCCTGCAGGCATCGCCGTGCACAATTTTCTGGACATATCCCTGCCGGGCACAGTACCCGTACTCCGCCGCCTCCTCGCCGAGCAGGAAGTCCCACGCGTCGACGGCGGCACCGCCGGGCATGGTACAGATACCTGTTTCCCCGTTCTCACCGGATAGAGTCGAATACTCGTATCCCATCGCCTCGCAGTAGACGGCCGAGGGATTGCGCATCGCCGACACGCCGCCCGGAATGAGCGACAGACAGATGATTGCGCACAAAGCAACGCAGAGCACCCGGCGGGTGCTCCCGTGGTACTCCTTATTCATCATAATAGACACCTCCCATCCATGCTACCGATACCGTCCAGTTGCTTTCATCAAACGGAACGGTCGCATAGCCATGGTCACCCCAGCCGGATCCCCAGCTGTTTTTGATGATCCACGTATCGCCGTCGTACCCGGCGATGACCACGCAGTGGCCGTTTCCGCAGGCCAGCAGCGGCCCGCGGCACGCCACTGCGCGTTTGCGTTCGTCGATGTCATTGACGACCCCCCGGATCTGGCTGATCCGCCACAGGTAGCTGTCGGTGCACTTGTCGTCGCACGTCATCCCACCCACGTACGGGAGACAGGTCTCGTTCACGATGCCGTGATCGCGGATATAGTCGGAGGCGTCCCACGGCGATCCGCCGTCGCAGCTCCCTGCCCCACTGCACAGGATCAGGTCCGCCTCGGCAAGGTTCAGCTGCATATTCATCGCATGAATGCGCTGTTCCTTGCTGTACACGCCCTCCATCGCGCCCACCGATGCAAACGCCCAGCAGGCGCCGCAGGATCCCTGGTCCCGGACCCATGTCATATAATTGAAATCCCGCCAGTCGAACCGTTCCGGGAGCGGGGTTGCAGGGTCGCAGAGGCTGCAGGGATAGCAGTAGTCCCCGCCGCAGTCGACCCCGGTCTCCTGCCCGTTCCGCTTCCCGTCGAGACAGAGGTTCCAATTATAGGTATGGTAGTTGAATTCCTCGCTCTCGCGAACAAGATCCCCGGGATCGTTGTGAATGACCACGCGGTTTTTATTCGCATCGGGGGTCCAGTTTTTCAGGGAAATCGTCACCGACTCGCCCGGGGCGAGGGGAGGAACCGGAGCCGTGTCAAATACGACATCATTGATGGAGACCGATGACTCGGTGGCATTGGAGGCGGCCGTGCCCCGGTTGATGATGCCGTAGGAGATAACGAGCACGGTAGGGTCCTCAAAGTAGTAGGCGCCGTGCCATTCCTTGTAGGGGGCATAGGATGTTGCCCCAACCACGATATACAGGTCGGGAAGGCCCGCCGGAGTGGGTGTGGCATCCAGCATCACCGGCGTCGCCGTGGGAAGACCTGTTACCGCCGTCGGCGTGGGGAGCGGATTGTCGCTGCCGGTGTCGCTTACCGTCACCGCGTCGGTTCTCGTCGTGCAATTCACCCACGACGCATTGACGTTTCCGGAGGTATCGACGGTCCTGGTTCCGATGGTGTATGATGAGAGGGAGCGCAGGTTCCGGGCCACGTAGGTTTCGGTGCCTTTCGTTATGTTGCCCTTAAATGCTCCGTTCACATACACCTTCACCGTCGCGAAGTCGGCATCCGGCGGATCACTCCACACCCACGCGATCGACGAGCCTCCTGCCGCCGCGGCATGCAACGCCGAGACCGACTGCGGCGGGTCGGGATCGAACGGGCTCGTCCGGGCGGTTGCGTTCACCCACGACGCATTGACGTTGCCGCTGGCATCCACCGTCCGGGTGCCGATCGCGTGCAGCGTATCCGGCGTAAGGCCGGGCGCCGTAAAGGACTGCACGCCTGCCGTTACGTTCGCGGAAAACGCGCCGTCGAGGTAGACCATCACCCGGGCAAAGTCGCCGTCCCCCGGATCGGTCCACGTCCACGTAATTAAGGAGGGAAGATAGGTCGTGTTGGCAAGGCCGGTGATGCCGGCGGGCGGGGTGAGGTCGGCTGCCGCCGTCGTCGCGGTATCGTTGACCCAGGTTGCGTTCACGTTTTCGTGGGTGTCGACCGTCCGGGTCGAGAGGGTATACGCCGTCGATGCAGAGAGGCTTGATGCCGTAAAGGCCTGCGTCCCGGCGGTGACATTGGCACGGAAGGCGTTGTCGAGGTACACCATCACCTTCGCAAAGTCCCCGTCACCGGGATCGGTCCAAGTCCACGTGATCGACGTCGGCAGGTACGTCGTGTTGGCAAGGCCGGTGACGTATCCCGGCGGCGTGCTGTCCGGCGGCGGCGTGCCGAGGGTGTAGGACGCCCACCCCTCGATCAGCGGGTAGAGGTCGGAGTTTGCAGAGGGGAGGGAGAATGCAGCCTCCCCAACGCCGTCGCCGTTGGTGTCCGCGCCGCCGTAGCTGTCCCAGTAATTGCCGAGGAAGCTGGTGTACGGTGCGCCGTGGTAGGTATACGCAAGCTGGGAGGGGCTGTTCCACGACGTGGTTGACGCGGATATGTCGACGTCGGCATGGATGTGGTTGAGGAACGAATTGAGGTACACCACGTTGGCCGTGGTTCCGCCGGATCCGTCCAGATACAGGTTGTCATAGTTTCCGTCGATGGTATTCTGCCTTAAGGTGGTGTTCTGGGCGGAGTCGAGCCAGATACCCATCCCGGAAGAGCCGATACCGTTTGCCCGGATGGTGTTCTGGGAAAACACGTTGTCCGCTGAAGAAGCGACCAGTATCCCAACACGGTTGTCCAGCACCGTATTGCCCGTGATGGTGTTGCCATCGGACATTAGCAGATAGATGGCGTACCCACTCACGTTGTTGCTGCTAACGTTATTGCCGGAGATGAGGTTGTTGTCGGAATTCTGGATATACAACCCCTCCCCCAGATTATGGGTGACCTCATTGCCGGAGATTGTTGCACCGGAGGCGCTGTCAAGGTAGATGCCGTATGCATCGTTTGTAATCCGGTTGTTGACGATCTCCGCGTTTGCAGCAGCCACGTGGATCCCGGAGAAGCCGTTCGAGTTCCTGACATCGAATCCTTCGAAATGCACATTAGCGGCGGAAATAGAAACGACG encodes the following:
- a CDS encoding translation initiation factor IF-2 subunit beta (eIF-2B; functions in the early steps of protein synthesis by forming a ternary complex with GTP and initiator tRNA), translating into MVDPYEKLLKQAYSNITEISGDEGRFTVPEPKVYIEGKTTVFENFTEIATKVRRDQDHLMKFLVGELGTAGKIDGNRAIFNGKFERTVIESAIRNYIDDYVICSECGKPDTRLIKDGRVLTLRCDACGGHRPVKKRRARTEPVGSRLEEGAIMDVDIESLSRRGDGVARIGKYTMYVAGTKPGQTVKVKITRVAGSIVFTQKV
- a CDS encoding MBL fold metallo-hydrolase — protein: MEITLLGTGDAIGTPKIGCTCPVCADAARFGRERLRTSFLITTGERRVLVDTSPDLRAQLLARGSPRIDAVLWTHGHYDHFVGYNEFYRVQKLPPAYAAPPVLTYIREQLHFLRFEGCPRPAYTPFDLFGLSCTFIEVNHPPIYACGIVIKADGAKIVISGDTNVLIPARSRELMRDADLLFLDALVPGGIAIGKHMNYEDARSLAADLGAASFRCVHMSHLMGWDLSDTARDGDVFRF
- a CDS encoding peptidase M24; this translates as MDALDTALESTGASAFVMYASSQDANLRYLTGFSINDPVVYIKKPEERGLLIVPQMEYARAAAESSCAVMSRAEAGYFEIVKEEPDRWRALAQMIANVAGGSFLLPPSCPFALGQALQAHGAVQIDAGTVEEIRAVKHPAEIEAIRTAQRAAEQAMAHAVARIRDAGVRGGILVEKDGTALTSATIRQEMHILLLRQGCRASDTIISSGEETAMPHRLGEGPLAEGQPVVIDIFPRDERTGYYADMTRTVVKGEPTPEIREMYDTVSEAQALATGHIRAGVTGKDVHQAVVDFFSDRGYESGAKGFVHSLGHGVGLDIHELPALGPSGGELKPGNVVTVEPGLYFPGIGGVRLEDIGVVTAEGFDRFTRFSKELCL
- a CDS encoding AAA family ATPase — encoded protein: MTPPSDAETEVLDIMEVLLTAEIINRYPHLDKNDLTPRLRDITGVNGGTTTLKRPVLVSESQLKRGMGVDNAYGTLKANPFVKYEEFGGRLALTSLEPAAQWFITKGGTARAARNPALAYFFETTGIADVSYAAARAENPLYEDTKEYIEAKLSRLLADHEEMRTARDLIIISAPEEIEQSLDLLVCTEEQQAILRKIGIALKNRDFLREKRIYEFGKLLFVGPPGTGKTSLALAMSHAVHMPILEVRLAMITSQYLGETSKNIDRIFELARELAPCILFIDEFDFVAKSRITDDNAAMKRAVNMLLKNIDTTSFIRNGVLLVGATNHPWLLDEAAWRRFDEVVEFPLPDKAMRKEILQKITRTLDCRCDFDALSEKTEGFTGSDLRIMVKEALLSALIRESEEILPEDIERGMEIVRNRDLIRKTSHS
- a CDS encoding RNA polymerase subunit sigma, which produces MEIKIIELEKNSARIFFVGQGHTFMNALTNELLQDPLVDVAQYIKEFHFSDPEIVVTTLEGRTPLDAIMDACTRLAGYCDELLGQIRAKAQ
- a CDS encoding methionine aminopeptidase (catalyzes the removal of N-terminal amino acids from peptides and arylamides), translating into MNEEILEYYCEAGAIASKILTRAAGMVRTGEPVLDLVETIEAAVCDEGGALAFPLNISSNENAAHDTAGPGDERLFSAGDLIKVDLGVHVEGYIADTALTVDLGKNGPLVEASAAALERAISLVRPGVTAGDLGAAIQEEIEGRGFRPVANLTGHGLGHFSLHGSPTIPNIAVSGGTVLKEGMAFAIEPFATTGSGRVSESQRVEIFSQLAVKPVRLPAAKKLLEAIRPRGGLPFSRRWIPGTKVDLAIATLRRAQILHGYPVLHDIPGSLVSQAEHTVIVTEDGCLVTTRR